Proteins from a single region of Nitrospira sp.:
- a CDS encoding response regulator, translating into MTTQRQAGPGDTWRRTPRVLIIDDDAGYRALLADMFADWQWDVFEASSGREALDTLERHAINLVLLDAASQGMACADVLAAIRVRPHDLRIIVMGTVMTEKLRIDWRSRGAMDCLVKPIEPRTLSALLVAFAPPSGFADS; encoded by the coding sequence GGCTGGGCCTGGCGACACGTGGCGGCGCACACCACGTGTCCTCATTATTGACGATGATGCCGGCTATCGGGCGCTGCTGGCCGACATGTTTGCTGATTGGCAGTGGGACGTCTTTGAAGCCTCCTCAGGCCGGGAAGCCTTGGACACCCTGGAGCGCCATGCAATCAACCTGGTCCTCTTGGACGCGGCATCGCAAGGGATGGCCTGCGCCGACGTCCTCGCTGCCATTCGAGTTCGACCGCACGACCTTCGCATCATCGTCATGGGGACCGTGATGACGGAGAAGTTGCGCATCGACTGGCGAAGCCGGGGCGCGATGGATTGTCTCGTGAAGCCGATCGAGCCCCGAACTCTATCGGCTCTGCTCGTGGCGTTCGCGCCCCCGTCAGGGTTTGCGGATAGTTGA